A stretch of Bradyrhizobium sp. CCBAU 53338 DNA encodes these proteins:
- a CDS encoding TRAP transporter large permease subunit translates to MRAATVFALLIALMLTGIPVSIALGLTVMTFLFTLTAVPIEAVSMKLFTGIEGFEIMAIPFFILAGNFLTHGGVARRMINFATSLIGHWHGGLGLAGIVACAMFALVCGSSVATVAAIGAIVLPEMVRHGYPMRFGAGIITVAGSLGILMLPSIPKIVYAVSTNTSIGALFVAGLLPGIMLTTMLCIVTWWLARKRDYPRLPKASWGETVHAFRESVWGLMLVVIIIGGIYSGLFTATEAAAMAAVYSFIIAVFVYKAIKMSDVPRVLLRAANTSAMLLYIVTNAVLFSFVLSNENLPATLADWITAQNLGWVGFLLVVNVLLLLAGNFMEPNSIILIMAPILAPAAKKLGIDLVHFGIVMDVNMEVGLCHPPVGLNLYVASMIARMRITDLAGAVMPWLLTMLGFLVIVTYWPDLTLWLPRVLGMH, encoded by the coding sequence ATGCGCGCGGCGACCGTGTTCGCGCTGCTGATCGCGCTGATGCTGACCGGCATTCCGGTGTCGATCGCGCTCGGTCTCACCGTGATGACGTTCCTGTTCACGCTCACGGCGGTGCCGATCGAGGCCGTCTCGATGAAGCTCTTCACGGGCATCGAGGGCTTCGAGATCATGGCGATCCCGTTCTTCATCCTCGCCGGCAATTTCCTGACCCATGGCGGCGTCGCGCGGCGCATGATCAATTTCGCGACCTCGCTGATCGGGCACTGGCACGGCGGCCTTGGCCTTGCCGGCATCGTCGCCTGCGCGATGTTCGCGCTGGTGTGCGGCTCGAGCGTCGCGACCGTCGCCGCGATCGGCGCCATCGTGCTGCCGGAGATGGTCCGCCACGGCTATCCCATGCGCTTCGGCGCCGGCATCATCACGGTGGCCGGCTCGCTCGGCATCCTGATGCTGCCGTCGATCCCGAAGATCGTCTACGCGGTCTCCACCAACACCTCGATCGGGGCACTGTTCGTCGCCGGCCTGCTGCCCGGCATCATGCTGACGACGATGCTTTGCATCGTCACCTGGTGGCTCGCGCGCAAGCGCGACTATCCGCGGCTGCCGAAGGCGAGCTGGGGCGAGACCGTTCACGCCTTCCGCGAGAGCGTCTGGGGCCTGATGCTGGTCGTCATCATCATCGGCGGTATCTACAGCGGCCTGTTCACCGCCACCGAGGCCGCCGCGATGGCCGCGGTCTACTCCTTCATCATCGCGGTGTTCGTCTACAAGGCGATCAAGATGTCGGACGTGCCGCGCGTGCTGCTGCGCGCCGCCAATACCAGCGCGATGCTGCTCTACATCGTCACCAATGCGGTGCTGTTCTCCTTCGTGCTCTCCAACGAGAACCTGCCGGCGACGCTGGCCGACTGGATCACGGCGCAGAACCTCGGCTGGGTGGGCTTCCTCCTCGTCGTCAACGTGCTGCTGCTGCTCGCCGGCAACTTCATGGAGCCGAACTCGATCATCCTGATCATGGCGCCGATCCTGGCGCCGGCGGCCAAGAAGCTCGGCATCGACCTCGTCCATTTCGGCATCGTCATGGACGTCAACATGGAGGTCGGCCTCTGCCATCCGCCTGTCGGCCTGAACCTCTACGTCGCCTCCATGATAGCGCGAATGCGCATCACCGATCTGGCGGGAGCAGTCATGCCGTGGCTGCTCACCATGCTCGGCTTCCTCGTCATCGTGACCTATTGGCCCGACCTGACGCTGTGGCTGCCGCGGGTGCTGGGGATGCACTGA
- a CDS encoding glycosyltransferase family 4 protein has protein sequence MRIAQVAPLTEAVPPKLYGGTERVVHWLTEELVALGHDVTLFASGDSQTSAKLDALWPRALRLDGSVRDPNALHMVLLERVRQKCDDEEFDFLHFHLDYYPWSLFYRQPTPFLTTLHGRLDLPEHQPVFNTFSKIPVISISNAQRRPVPQANWVTTIHHGLPANLLTPKPAKQEYLAVLGRIAPEKGVDRAIKIAMHCGIPLKIAAKVDRADQDYYDELIKPMIAGNPLVDFIGEISDHEKSDFLSGALGLLLPIDWPEPFGLVMIEAMACGTPVVAFNRGSVPEIIDEGLTGFVVEDIISAAGVVGRLAQLDRTAIRRQFEKRFTARRMALDYLATYRSLTEATAPRIKLVSSAE, from the coding sequence ATGCGCATCGCGCAGGTAGCTCCGTTGACGGAGGCTGTTCCACCCAAGCTGTATGGCGGCACCGAGCGGGTGGTCCATTGGTTGACGGAAGAACTGGTGGCCCTTGGACACGACGTCACCCTGTTCGCAAGCGGCGACTCGCAGACGTCGGCGAAACTCGACGCATTATGGCCGCGGGCACTTCGCCTCGACGGCTCCGTACGCGATCCCAACGCCCTGCACATGGTGCTGCTCGAGCGCGTGCGGCAAAAATGTGACGACGAGGAGTTCGACTTCCTCCACTTCCATCTCGACTATTACCCGTGGTCTCTCTTCTACCGGCAGCCGACGCCGTTCCTGACCACACTGCATGGCCGGCTCGATCTGCCCGAGCATCAGCCGGTCTTCAACACCTTCTCCAAGATCCCGGTCATTTCGATCTCGAACGCGCAGCGGCGTCCGGTGCCGCAAGCCAACTGGGTCACCACGATCCATCACGGCCTGCCGGCAAATCTGCTCACGCCAAAGCCGGCGAAACAGGAATATCTCGCCGTGCTCGGTCGCATCGCCCCGGAGAAAGGCGTGGATCGGGCCATCAAGATCGCGATGCATTGTGGCATCCCGCTGAAGATCGCCGCCAAGGTCGATCGCGCCGACCAGGATTACTATGACGAGCTCATCAAGCCGATGATCGCAGGCAACCCGCTGGTCGATTTCATCGGCGAGATCAGCGATCACGAGAAGTCGGACTTCCTGAGTGGTGCGCTCGGCCTGCTGCTCCCGATCGACTGGCCGGAGCCGTTCGGCCTGGTGATGATCGAGGCGATGGCCTGCGGCACGCCGGTGGTCGCCTTCAACCGAGGCTCGGTTCCCGAGATCATCGACGAGGGTCTCACCGGCTTCGTCGTCGAGGACATCATCAGCGCCGCCGGCGTCGTGGGTCGCCTCGCCCAGCTCGACCGCACCGCCATCCGCAGGCAGTTCGAGAAGCGCTTCACGGCGCGGCGCATGGCACTGGACTATCTCGCTACCTATCGCAGCCTGACCGAAGCCACCGCGCCACGGATCAAGCTGGTGAGCAGCGCGGAGTAA
- a CDS encoding DctP family TRAP transporter solute-binding subunit, with protein MRKLLFAAAVAALALAPVVAEAQSPIIIKFSHVVANDTPKGKGALKFKELAEKYTDGKVKVEVYPNSSLYKDKEEIEALQLGSVQMLAPSTAKFAPLGIKEFEALDLPWLFKDDATCSAAMKGKLGKWLFQKLETKGITGLAYWDNGFHMVSSNRPLMKPENFKGLKFRISGSKIADQYFRLMGSIPQIMAFSEVYQALQTGVVDGCENTASNYLTQKFYEVQKDITVSYHAHLQYAVIVNSKFWSGLPPDIRAQLEKAMAEATEYTNQIAHQENEDALAEIKKSGKTTLHYLSDADRKAWQEAMRPTYAWAKGRVGQEVLDLVAKELDVKMN; from the coding sequence ATGCGCAAACTGCTCTTTGCGGCCGCCGTGGCCGCGCTCGCTTTGGCTCCTGTGGTCGCCGAGGCTCAGAGCCCTATCATCATCAAGTTCAGTCACGTCGTCGCCAACGATACCCCCAAGGGTAAGGGCGCGCTGAAGTTCAAGGAGCTTGCCGAGAAATACACCGACGGCAAGGTCAAGGTCGAAGTCTATCCGAACTCCTCGCTCTACAAGGACAAGGAAGAAATCGAGGCGCTCCAGCTCGGCTCCGTGCAGATGCTCGCGCCCTCGACCGCGAAATTCGCGCCGCTCGGCATCAAGGAATTCGAGGCGCTCGATCTGCCCTGGCTGTTCAAGGACGACGCGACCTGTTCCGCCGCGATGAAGGGCAAGCTCGGCAAATGGCTGTTCCAGAAGCTGGAAACCAAGGGCATCACCGGCCTCGCTTATTGGGACAACGGCTTCCACATGGTGTCGTCGAATCGCCCGCTGATGAAGCCGGAGAATTTCAAGGGCCTGAAATTCCGCATCTCCGGATCCAAGATCGCCGACCAGTACTTCCGCCTGATGGGCTCGATCCCGCAGATCATGGCGTTCTCGGAAGTCTACCAGGCGCTGCAGACCGGCGTGGTCGACGGCTGCGAGAACACGGCGTCCAACTATCTGACGCAGAAGTTCTACGAGGTGCAGAAGGACATCACCGTGTCCTATCACGCGCATCTGCAATACGCAGTCATCGTCAACTCGAAGTTCTGGTCCGGCCTGCCGCCTGACATTCGGGCCCAGCTCGAGAAGGCGATGGCGGAAGCGACCGAATACACCAACCAGATCGCGCACCAGGAAAACGAAGACGCGCTGGCCGAGATCAAGAAGTCGGGCAAGACCACGCTGCATTATCTGAGCGACGCCGACCGCAAGGCATGGCAGGAAGCGATGCGGCCGACTTATGCCTGGGCCAAGGGCCGGGTTGGGCAGGAAGTGCTCGATCTCGTCGCCAAGGAACTCGACGTCAAGATGAACTGA
- a CDS encoding GGDEF domain-containing protein, which produces MLFDRMESGRASISDAVHLEVITGFHGTTMPTILAAACQAMVGAITTYETGDLVTAALTVAGVAVAIVRLFEIFAFRRRLARSPRLGRMEAARWERLYVTGTVVTALILGLFAARSIVLGDALCCVMAIGIGFGFGAGVVARLALRPVAALLDLVAIAAPAAIVTFLQPDLRHVGLGLLILMYVVASFEMVRLSFNASINQITLKRQFEQLSRVDPMTGVANRSVLATDLPAMLAAGTIAVHTLDLDRFKEANDRFGHPVGDALLKQVAGRLRAIAAPEDLLVRMGGDEFVLVQRTADDAEAMAMRIVQAIGAPYDIDGQTVELGVSVGIAVAPDDGRTAEALLSRSDKALYRAKERRGGYVLARELRTTAASGQTVSEGLAA; this is translated from the coding sequence ATGTTGTTCGACAGAATGGAATCCGGACGGGCGTCGATTTCCGACGCCGTCCATCTGGAAGTCATCACGGGCTTCCACGGCACGACGATGCCGACCATTCTCGCGGCGGCCTGCCAGGCGATGGTCGGCGCCATCACGACCTACGAGACGGGCGACCTTGTGACCGCGGCCCTGACCGTTGCCGGCGTCGCCGTGGCCATCGTCCGCCTGTTCGAGATTTTCGCATTCCGCCGCCGCCTTGCGCGGTCGCCTCGGCTCGGTCGGATGGAGGCCGCGCGCTGGGAACGGCTCTATGTGACCGGCACCGTCGTGACGGCGCTGATCCTCGGCCTGTTCGCCGCACGCAGCATCGTGCTGGGTGATGCGCTCTGTTGCGTGATGGCGATCGGAATCGGCTTCGGCTTCGGCGCCGGTGTGGTGGCGCGGCTGGCGCTGCGCCCCGTGGCGGCGCTGCTCGATCTCGTCGCCATCGCCGCGCCCGCCGCGATCGTGACCTTCCTGCAGCCCGATCTGCGCCATGTCGGCCTCGGGCTCCTCATCCTGATGTACGTGGTCGCGAGCTTCGAGATGGTGCGGCTCAGCTTCAACGCCTCGATCAACCAGATCACGCTCAAGCGACAGTTCGAGCAGCTGTCGCGCGTCGATCCGATGACGGGCGTGGCCAATCGCTCGGTGCTGGCGACGGATCTGCCCGCCATGCTCGCGGCCGGGACGATCGCCGTCCATACGCTCGATCTCGACCGCTTCAAGGAAGCCAACGACCGCTTCGGCCATCCCGTCGGCGATGCGCTGCTCAAGCAGGTCGCCGGGCGGCTGAGGGCGATCGCCGCACCGGAGGACCTCTTGGTGCGGATGGGCGGTGACGAATTCGTGCTGGTTCAGCGCACGGCTGATGACGCGGAAGCGATGGCGATGCGCATCGTGCAGGCGATCGGTGCGCCCTATGACATCGATGGACAGACAGTCGAGCTCGGCGTGAGCGTCGGCATTGCCGTTGCGCCGGACGATGGCCGGACCGCGGAGGCGCTGTTGTCGCGCTCCGACAAGGCGCTCTACCGCGCCAAGGAACGTCGGGGCGGCTACGTGCTGGCGCGGGAGCTGCGTACCACGGCTGCGTCGGGCCAGACTGTTTCCGAAGGGCTGGCCGCGTAA
- a CDS encoding ABC transporter ATP-binding protein, with product MDHLSRYARRPFAFVLRYLRRRWASHLVILGSVVAAVACSVGTQYGVKFLVDSLSAGTSHGGSVWLAFILLMSLIAADNFLWRIASWTASFTFVRVTGDLRRDIFRHLTGHAPSYFSDRMPGMLTSRITATSNAVFTVENMFVWNVLPPCIATVAAIMLIGTVSPYMAAGLIVIAGGMVIAMFHLAAAGKPLHDDFADKAAVVDGEMIDVISNMPLVRAFCGIGHEHERFDTTVNRELTARGRSLRYLEKLRLIHAGVTVVLTVALMAWAITLWQQGEATTGDVVLVCTLGLSILNATRDLAVALVDVTQHVARLTEAIATLLVPHELRDHPEAEPLVKSGAAIAFNNVTFGYPGAAKIFERFSLRLQPGQRVGLVGQSGGGKSTLFTLLQRFYDVDEGSVTVDGQDISMVTQQSLREAISVVPQDISLFHRSIRENIRYGRPNATDDEVLRAAIAARCDFIDSLPEGLDTMVGDRGVKMSGGQRQRIAIARAFVKDAPILLLDEATAALDSESEEAIREALTRLMRGRTVIAIAHRLATLRNFDRVVVLRNGKIIEDGAPDRLMQGHGPYRELVTQEMSRLAKFAA from the coding sequence ATGGATCATCTTTCTCGGTATGCGCGCAGGCCATTTGCCTTTGTCCTGCGTTATCTGCGGCGCAGGTGGGCGTCGCATCTGGTGATCTTGGGTTCTGTCGTTGCGGCGGTTGCCTGCTCGGTAGGCACCCAGTACGGCGTTAAATTCCTTGTCGATAGTCTGTCGGCGGGAACCTCGCACGGTGGCAGCGTATGGCTGGCATTCATTCTACTCATGTCGCTGATCGCTGCCGACAATTTTCTGTGGCGGATCGCGAGCTGGACGGCGAGCTTCACGTTCGTTCGTGTCACGGGCGATTTACGCCGTGACATATTTCGTCATCTGACCGGTCACGCGCCGAGCTATTTTTCGGACCGGATGCCGGGCATGCTGACCAGCCGCATCACGGCGACATCCAACGCGGTGTTCACCGTCGAGAACATGTTCGTCTGGAACGTGTTGCCGCCGTGCATCGCCACAGTTGCGGCGATCATGCTGATCGGAACCGTGAGCCCCTATATGGCGGCGGGCCTGATCGTGATCGCCGGCGGCATGGTGATCGCGATGTTCCACCTGGCCGCGGCCGGCAAGCCGCTGCATGACGATTTCGCCGACAAGGCCGCCGTCGTCGACGGCGAGATGATCGACGTCATCAGCAATATGCCGCTGGTGCGCGCGTTCTGCGGCATAGGTCATGAGCACGAACGTTTCGACACGACGGTGAACCGGGAGTTGACCGCGCGAGGGCGCAGCCTGCGCTATCTCGAAAAGCTGCGGCTTATTCACGCCGGCGTGACTGTTGTTTTGACCGTCGCGCTAATGGCCTGGGCCATTACGCTATGGCAGCAGGGCGAGGCGACCACCGGCGACGTCGTGCTGGTCTGCACGCTCGGCCTATCCATTCTCAATGCAACGCGCGATCTTGCAGTGGCGCTGGTGGACGTGACCCAGCATGTCGCGCGCCTGACCGAGGCGATTGCGACGCTGCTGGTGCCGCATGAGCTGCGCGATCACCCCGAGGCCGAGCCGCTGGTCAAGAGCGGCGCCGCGATCGCGTTTAACAACGTCACCTTCGGCTATCCCGGGGCCGCGAAGATCTTCGAGCGGTTCAGCCTACGCTTGCAACCCGGCCAACGCGTCGGCCTGGTCGGCCAGTCCGGCGGCGGCAAGTCGACCCTGTTCACGCTGCTCCAGCGCTTCTACGATGTTGACGAGGGCAGCGTCACCGTCGATGGCCAGGACATCTCGATGGTGACGCAGCAGAGCCTGCGCGAGGCGATCTCCGTCGTGCCGCAGGATATTTCCTTGTTCCATCGCTCGATTCGCGAGAACATCCGGTACGGCCGCCCGAACGCGACCGACGACGAGGTGCTGCGCGCGGCGATCGCGGCGCGCTGCGACTTCATCGACAGCCTGCCGGAGGGGCTCGACACCATGGTCGGCGACCGCGGTGTGAAGATGTCCGGCGGCCAGCGCCAGCGCATCGCGATCGCGCGCGCCTTCGTGAAGGACGCGCCGATCCTGCTGCTCGACGAGGCCACGGCCGCGCTCGACAGCGAATCGGAGGAGGCGATCCGCGAGGCGCTGACACGGCTGATGCGTGGCCGCACCGTGATCGCGATTGCGCATCGCCTCGCGACGCTTCGCAATTTCGACCGCGTGGTCGTGCTCAGGAACGGCAAGATCATCGAGGACGGTGCGCCCGACCGCCTGATGCAGGGCCACGGTCCGTACCGTGAGCTGGTGACGCAGGAAATGAGCCGGCTCGCGAAGTTCGCCGCGTAA
- a CDS encoding alkyl/aryl-sulfatase, protein MTSIEAADTPKDATPSVIAQHQAMLNALPFSDTRDFDDAARGFLGTIEHAKIANPQGRTVWSLEPYGFLSTEQAPPTVNPSLWRQSRLNMQHGLFEVVPGVYQVRGLDIANMTLIEGDSGVIVVDTLTSIEGARAALDLYFRHRGLKPVAAVIFTHTHTDHWGGARGVLEEDALAAGRVPIIAPNLFMEHAVSENIIAGPAMLRRAQYQFGPFLAKGVRGQVDCGLGKTMAAGAVALLRPTDLIMATGDTRVIDGVEFEFQMAPNSEAPAEMHFFLPRYKLLNLAENCTHNFHNLLPFRGADVRDALAWSKYLNEALHLWGGKAEAMCGQHHWPVWGRERIDTMIREQRDLYKYAHDQTIRLMNHGLNAAEIAEAIQLPKSLEGAWHGRGYYGHIRHNVKAIYQKYLGWYDANPVNLDPLPPVQSGRKYVEYMGGADAIIARARADFGKGEFRFVAQALGHLVFAEPDNAAARALLADTLEQLGYAAESSTWRNAYLFGAQELRQGMPKTPPRAPMPRETLAALRTEQLWDVLGIRLNGPKAEGKHIVLNWSFSDTGETFVLNLENCALTYSEGVQAEQADASFTLARATLDEVIAKLMSFPEAVAAGKVKLSGNPMKLAELMGLMDEFPRMFEIVEPKRAVVG, encoded by the coding sequence ATGACCAGCATCGAAGCAGCCGACACGCCAAAGGACGCAACGCCTTCGGTCATTGCGCAGCATCAGGCGATGCTGAACGCGCTGCCGTTTTCCGACACGCGGGATTTCGACGACGCTGCGCGCGGATTCCTCGGCACGATCGAGCACGCGAAGATTGCCAATCCGCAAGGGCGGACGGTCTGGAGCCTCGAGCCCTATGGCTTTCTGTCCACCGAGCAGGCGCCGCCGACGGTCAATCCCAGCCTGTGGCGGCAGTCGCGGCTCAACATGCAGCATGGCCTGTTCGAGGTCGTGCCGGGCGTTTACCAGGTGCGCGGGCTCGACATCGCCAACATGACGCTGATCGAGGGCGACAGCGGCGTCATCGTGGTGGACACGCTGACCTCGATCGAAGGCGCGCGCGCCGCTCTCGATCTCTATTTCAGGCATCGCGGCTTGAAGCCGGTCGCGGCCGTCATCTTCACCCACACCCACACCGATCACTGGGGCGGGGCGCGCGGCGTGCTGGAGGAGGATGCGCTGGCGGCGGGTCGTGTACCGATCATCGCGCCGAACCTGTTCATGGAGCATGCCGTCTCCGAGAACATCATCGCCGGACCTGCGATGCTGCGCCGGGCGCAGTACCAGTTCGGACCGTTCCTCGCCAAGGGCGTGCGGGGACAGGTCGATTGCGGCCTCGGCAAGACCATGGCCGCGGGCGCGGTCGCATTACTGCGGCCGACCGACCTGATCATGGCGACAGGCGACACGCGCGTCATCGACGGCGTCGAATTCGAATTCCAGATGGCGCCGAACAGCGAGGCGCCGGCGGAGATGCATTTCTTCCTGCCGCGCTACAAGCTCCTGAACCTCGCGGAGAACTGCACGCACAATTTCCACAATCTGCTGCCGTTCCGCGGCGCCGACGTGCGCGATGCGCTGGCCTGGTCGAAGTACCTCAACGAGGCGCTGCATCTGTGGGGCGGCAAGGCCGAGGCGATGTGCGGCCAGCATCACTGGCCGGTGTGGGGCCGCGAGCGCATCGACACCATGATCCGCGAGCAGCGCGACCTCTACAAATACGCGCACGACCAGACCATCCGCCTGATGAACCATGGGCTGAACGCGGCCGAGATCGCCGAGGCGATCCAGCTGCCCAAGAGCCTGGAGGGCGCCTGGCACGGCCGCGGCTATTACGGCCACATCCGCCATAACGTGAAGGCGATCTACCAGAAATATCTCGGTTGGTACGACGCCAATCCGGTCAATCTCGATCCGCTGCCGCCGGTGCAGTCGGGCAGGAAATATGTCGAGTACATGGGCGGCGCCGATGCCATCATCGCCCGCGCACGCGCGGATTTTGGCAAGGGCGAATTCCGCTTCGTGGCGCAGGCGCTCGGCCATCTCGTCTTCGCCGAGCCGGACAATGCGGCTGCGCGCGCGCTGCTCGCCGATACTCTGGAGCAGCTCGGCTATGCGGCCGAGAGCTCGACCTGGCGCAACGCCTATCTGTTCGGCGCCCAGGAGCTGCGCCAGGGCATGCCGAAGACGCCGCCGCGTGCACCGATGCCGCGCGAGACACTGGCGGCGCTGCGCACGGAGCAGCTCTGGGATGTGCTCGGCATCCGTCTCAACGGGCCCAAAGCCGAGGGCAAGCACATCGTGCTGAACTGGAGTTTTTCGGACACCGGCGAGACCTTCGTGCTCAATCTCGAGAACTGCGCCCTGACTTATTCCGAAGGCGTGCAGGCGGAGCAGGCCGATGCCAGCTTCACGCTGGCACGCGCAACGCTGGATGAGGTGATTGCGAAGCTCATGAGCTTTCCGGAGGCGGTCGCCGCCGGCAAGGTCAAGCTGTCAGGCAATCCGATGAAGCTCGCCGAGCTGATGGGGCTGATGGACGAATTCCCGCGAATGTTCGAGATCGTCGAGCCGAAGCGGGCCGTCGTGGGGTAG